Proteins encoded within one genomic window of Nonomuraea gerenzanensis:
- a CDS encoding SDR family oxidoreductase — MDMQLTGKTAVVTGASRGIGLAIVRALIAEGMRVVAASRTATPELKETGAVLVASDLSTPDGPAALIDRATAELGELDLLVNNVGGGDSGTDLVGGFLTVSDEVWRAVHDLNLLSAVRTTRAALPSLLRRRGAVVTISSNSARLPGAGPIAYSTAKAALTAFGKALAEEFGPQGLRVNTVSPGAVRTAMWEAPDGYGAGLARAFGVEHEQFLAGLPSAVGMTTGRFVEPDEVAALVTWLASPHAGSVSGADYVIDGGAIKTV; from the coding sequence ATGGACATGCAGCTGACCGGCAAGACCGCCGTGGTGACCGGCGCGAGCAGGGGCATCGGGCTCGCGATCGTGCGGGCGCTGATCGCCGAGGGCATGCGCGTCGTGGCCGCCTCGCGGACCGCCACCCCCGAGCTGAAGGAGACCGGGGCCGTCCTGGTGGCGTCCGACCTGTCCACCCCTGACGGGCCCGCCGCGCTGATCGACCGGGCCACGGCCGAGCTGGGCGAGCTCGACCTGCTGGTCAACAACGTGGGCGGCGGCGACTCCGGCACCGACCTGGTCGGCGGGTTCCTGACCGTGAGCGACGAGGTGTGGCGCGCGGTCCACGACCTGAACCTGCTCAGCGCCGTGCGCACCACCCGCGCCGCCCTGCCGAGCCTGCTGCGGCGGCGCGGCGCGGTGGTCACCATCTCCTCCAACAGCGCCCGGCTGCCCGGCGCGGGGCCGATCGCGTACTCGACGGCCAAGGCGGCGCTCACCGCGTTCGGCAAGGCCCTGGCCGAGGAGTTCGGCCCGCAGGGGCTGCGCGTCAACACCGTCTCCCCCGGCGCCGTGCGCACCGCGATGTGGGAGGCCCCTGATGGGTACGGCGCCGGGCTGGCGCGGGCCTTCGGGGTGGAGCACGAGCAGTTCCTGGCGGGGCTGCCGTCGGCCGTCGGGATGACGACCGGTAGGTTCGTCGAACCGGACGAGGTCGCCGCTCTGGTGACATGGCTGGCATCGCCGCATGCCGGGAGCGTCAGCGGCGCCGACTACGTCATCGACGGCGGGGCGATCAAGACGGTCTGA
- a CDS encoding TetR/AcrR family transcriptional regulator, with product MTETTRALRSDAERTVRTILEAAERVLSRNPAASMEQIAEAAGVARTTVHRRFASREALVAAMTAWATRRFAEAIDAARPDTAPPLVALYQATANVLRVKIDWGFAMSRALSDDPEVARVHADVEERCERLFLRAQEAGVMRADVDPLWARRVYYALCHEACQERDGDPEILAARVVDTLLRGVGTGAGLA from the coding sequence GTGACAGAGACGACGCGCGCACTGCGCTCCGACGCCGAGCGCACCGTGCGCACGATCCTGGAGGCGGCCGAGCGCGTCCTCAGCAGGAACCCGGCGGCCAGCATGGAGCAGATCGCCGAGGCGGCCGGGGTGGCGCGGACGACCGTGCACCGGCGCTTCGCCTCGCGCGAGGCGCTGGTGGCCGCGATGACGGCGTGGGCCACCAGGAGGTTCGCCGAGGCCATCGACGCCGCCCGGCCCGACACCGCGCCGCCGCTGGTCGCGCTCTACCAGGCGACCGCGAACGTGCTGCGGGTGAAGATCGACTGGGGTTTCGCGATGAGCCGGGCGCTGTCGGACGACCCGGAGGTGGCCAGGGTGCACGCCGATGTGGAGGAGCGCTGCGAACGGCTGTTCCTGCGGGCTCAGGAGGCCGGCGTGATGCGGGCCGACGTGGACCCGCTCTGGGCCAGGCGGGTCTACTACGCGTTGTGCCACGAGGCGTGCCAGGAGCGCGACGGCGACCCCGAGATCCTGGCCGCCCGCGTGGTGGACACGCTGCTGCGCGGGGTCGGCACGGGTGCCGGTCTGGCCTGA
- a CDS encoding DUF3152 domain-containing protein — protein MPLLALLLLLLLVAAGCASAPTTPPAPPAAPPPPPPRTLPPPKPPAPAKKPVRVPHSASGRYAVVRGGAPARPGRGRVLRYLVEVERGLPFDPAEFAAEVHRTLNDVRGWGRFQRVDHGPVRVRVALSSPRLTIRQCLPLRTGGELSCWNGRRSVINALRWAEGVPQYGGDLAAYRRYLISHEVGHGLGHHHRHCPGPGRPAPVMVQQSKSLGRCRPNPWPFPHRRPDGR, from the coding sequence TTGCCGCTGCTCGCGTTGCTCCTGCTGCTGCTCCTGGTGGCCGCCGGTTGCGCGTCCGCCCCGACCACGCCGCCCGCCCCGCCCGCCGCGCCGCCTCCGCCCCCTCCCCGGACCCTGCCACCGCCCAAGCCGCCGGCCCCGGCGAAAAAGCCGGTGCGGGTCCCGCATTCGGCTTCCGGCCGCTACGCGGTCGTGCGCGGGGGCGCGCCCGCCAGGCCGGGGCGCGGGCGGGTGCTGCGCTATCTCGTCGAGGTGGAGCGCGGCCTGCCGTTCGACCCGGCGGAGTTCGCCGCCGAGGTGCACCGCACGCTCAACGACGTGCGCGGCTGGGGACGTTTCCAGCGGGTGGACCACGGCCCCGTCCGGGTGCGGGTCGCGCTGTCGAGCCCGCGCCTGACCATCCGCCAGTGCCTGCCGCTGCGCACGGGCGGCGAGCTGTCCTGCTGGAACGGCCGCCGCTCGGTCATCAACGCGCTGCGCTGGGCCGAGGGGGTCCCGCAGTACGGCGGCGACCTGGCCGCCTACCGCCGCTACCTGATCAGCCACGAGGTCGGCCACGGCCTGGGGCACCACCACCGCCACTGCCCCGGCCCCGGGCGGCCGGCACCGGTCATGGTGCAGCAGTCGAAGTCGCTGGGCCGCTGCCGGCCGAACCCGTGGCCGTTCCCGCACCGCCGCCCGGACGGGCGCTGA
- a CDS encoding NAD(P)/FAD-dependent oxidoreductase, whose protein sequence is MRAVVIGSGIVGAGAAYHLSRRGASVTVVDAGCQGGATQAGAGIVCPWVDHPEDDDWYRLTREGARAYPALVEELGEDIGYAKVGALLVAEDPVDLEPVRALLRRRHAGAPEMGDVVDVDTPTELFPPLSDGLSALLVPGAARVDGCSVRDALLRAAVSRGAEVRTGIAALDADGRVLVHEAGTENGTRWRPAVVATAAEEGGHTSWRQAAPLNAAPAPVGPASLEALQPAGEGVPVEADVVIVAAGAWTGEVCRPLGVELPVFPRRGQILHATMEGVDTAWWPIILPRMGPYLLGFPDSRVVVGATVEDVGFSPRITMGGLDEVIEAGLRVAPGLFNATVTETRVGLRPVYAPGRALIGSLSERVVVATGLSAYGLTAGPFTGEIAAALALGETPPIDITPYAPA, encoded by the coding sequence ATGCGTGCAGTGGTGATCGGGAGCGGCATCGTGGGGGCCGGCGCGGCCTACCACCTGAGCCGCCGGGGCGCGTCGGTGACCGTGGTGGACGCCGGCTGCCAGGGCGGGGCGACCCAGGCGGGCGCGGGCATCGTGTGCCCGTGGGTGGACCATCCGGAGGACGACGACTGGTACCGCCTGACCCGCGAGGGCGCCCGCGCCTACCCGGCGCTGGTGGAGGAGCTGGGCGAGGACATCGGCTACGCCAAGGTGGGCGCCCTGCTGGTGGCCGAGGACCCGGTGGACCTGGAGCCGGTGCGCGCGCTGCTGCGCCGCCGCCACGCCGGCGCGCCCGAGATGGGCGACGTCGTGGACGTGGACACGCCGACCGAGCTGTTCCCGCCGCTGTCGGACGGCCTGAGCGCGCTGCTCGTGCCCGGCGCGGCCCGGGTCGACGGCTGCTCGGTGCGTGACGCGCTGCTGCGGGCCGCCGTGTCGCGCGGAGCGGAGGTCCGTACGGGCATCGCCGCGCTCGACGCGGACGGCCGGGTGCTGGTACACGAGGCGGGCACCGAGAACGGCACCCGCTGGCGCCCCGCGGTCGTGGCCACCGCCGCCGAGGAGGGCGGGCACACGTCGTGGCGTCAGGCCGCGCCGCTGAACGCCGCTCCCGCGCCCGTCGGGCCCGCGAGCCTGGAGGCGCTGCAGCCGGCCGGCGAGGGTGTCCCGGTGGAGGCGGACGTGGTGATCGTGGCCGCCGGCGCGTGGACCGGCGAGGTGTGCCGGCCGCTGGGGGTGGAGCTGCCGGTCTTCCCCCGGCGCGGCCAGATCCTGCACGCCACCATGGAGGGGGTGGACACCGCGTGGTGGCCGATCATCCTGCCCCGGATGGGGCCGTACCTGCTGGGGTTCCCCGACTCGCGGGTGGTGGTCGGGGCGACGGTCGAGGACGTGGGGTTCTCGCCGCGGATCACGATGGGCGGGCTGGACGAGGTGATCGAGGCGGGGCTGCGGGTGGCGCCGGGGCTGTTCAACGCGACGGTCACGGAGACCAGGGTGGGGCTGCGGCCGGTGTACGCGCCGGGCCGGGCGCTGATCGGGTCGCTCAGCGAGCGGGTCGTGGTGGCGACGGGGCTGAGCGCGTACGGGCTGACGGCGGGCCCGTTCACCGGTGAGATCGCGGCGGCGCTCGCGCTCGGTGAGACCCCTCCGATCGACATCACCCCGTACGCGCCCGCGTAA
- a CDS encoding AfsR/SARP family transcriptional regulator has translation MDGGGLSIALLGPLEVRLGGVPVRLTTGRLRALLAVLAVFAGDVVTVERLAAALWGERLPVHARRSVQTYVTRLRRVIGRAAIRTTPDGYLLDVAPGRVDVLRFQALVAEAGRVRGTAAERGLLEEAGRLWRGTPFGGIESDWLRATVSPSLQELQLSAVERRADLGLAEGRHGELVAELLALAAGHPLRESLWERLLVVLERSGRQAEALAMYERLRRRLAEELGVDPSAELRRIHTSLLRPKPVVSAPDVTVFTGVLEPYARVCVISGRAGEGRRFLALVWNSTQGQGPRAGR, from the coding sequence ATGGATGGAGGAGGTCTGAGCATCGCGTTACTGGGGCCGCTGGAGGTGCGCCTGGGCGGGGTGCCGGTCCGGCTGACGACCGGTAGGTTGCGGGCGCTGCTGGCCGTGCTGGCCGTGTTCGCGGGGGATGTGGTGACCGTGGAGCGGCTGGCGGCGGCGCTGTGGGGAGAGCGGTTGCCGGTTCATGCGCGGCGTAGCGTGCAGACGTACGTGACGCGGCTGCGACGGGTGATCGGACGGGCGGCGATCCGGACGACGCCGGACGGTTACCTGCTGGATGTCGCGCCTGGGCGGGTGGATGTGCTGCGGTTCCAGGCGCTGGTGGCCGAGGCGGGCCGGGTGCGTGGGACGGCGGCGGAGCGGGGGCTGCTGGAGGAGGCCGGGCGGTTGTGGCGCGGTACGCCGTTCGGGGGCATCGAATCGGACTGGTTGCGTGCGACCGTCTCGCCGTCGCTGCAGGAGCTGCAGTTGAGTGCCGTCGAGCGGCGTGCTGACCTGGGGCTGGCCGAGGGGCGTCATGGGGAGCTGGTTGCCGAGTTGCTCGCTCTGGCCGCGGGTCATCCGTTGCGGGAGTCGTTGTGGGAGCGGCTGCTCGTGGTGCTCGAACGGAGTGGGCGGCAGGCTGAGGCGCTGGCCATGTACGAGCGGTTGCGCCGGCGTCTGGCTGAGGAGCTGGGGGTCGATCCGTCGGCCGAGTTGCGCCGCATCCACACCTCGTTGTTGCGGCCGAAGCCGGTGGTGAGCGCGCCGGACGTGACGGTGTTCACGGGTGTACTGGAGCCGTATGCCCGGGTGTGCGTGATCTCGGGGAGAGCCGGTGAGGGACGAAGGTTCCTGGCGCTCGTATGGAACTCGACGCAGGGGCAGGGGCCGAGGGCTGGGAGGTGA
- a CDS encoding zinc metalloprotease has translation MPSNDRCATMPVHHQLIATSPRYAIALAAIENETFARKNARAAARREVVTIPVVVHVVHHTAEQNISQEQIDSQLKVLNEDFRRANPDADQVPEVWRELAADAKLEFKLADTDPGGSPTSGVVRRETSVESFEPDHGVKYGDRGGSDAWPADRYLNMWVCQLNNALGYATFPGGPAEIDGVVILHSAFGTTGTAEAPYHGGRTATHEIGHWFNLRHIWGDDGDGCSGSDFVDDTPNQGGHNRGRPTFPKLSCDNGPNGDMFMNYMDYVEDAAMFMFTLGQAERMDAALAGPRSSFLSPQVRESMRLGTPA, from the coding sequence GTGCCCAGTAACGACCGCTGCGCCACCATGCCCGTCCACCATCAGCTCATCGCCACGTCCCCGCGGTACGCGATCGCGCTGGCCGCGATCGAGAACGAGACGTTCGCCAGGAAGAACGCCAGGGCCGCGGCCCGGAGGGAGGTGGTGACGATCCCGGTCGTGGTTCACGTCGTGCACCACACCGCGGAGCAGAACATCTCCCAGGAGCAGATCGACAGCCAGCTCAAGGTGCTCAACGAGGACTTCCGGCGGGCCAACCCCGACGCGGACCAGGTGCCGGAGGTGTGGAGGGAACTGGCGGCGGACGCGAAGCTGGAGTTCAAGCTGGCCGACACCGACCCCGGCGGCAGCCCCACCTCGGGCGTCGTACGCAGGGAGACCAGCGTCGAGTCGTTCGAGCCGGACCACGGCGTCAAGTACGGCGACAGGGGCGGCTCCGACGCCTGGCCCGCCGACCGCTACCTGAACATGTGGGTGTGCCAGCTGAACAACGCGCTCGGGTACGCCACGTTCCCCGGCGGGCCCGCCGAGATCGACGGGGTCGTGATCCTGCACAGCGCGTTCGGCACGACCGGTACGGCCGAGGCGCCGTACCACGGCGGCCGGACCGCCACCCACGAGATCGGGCACTGGTTCAACCTGCGCCACATCTGGGGGGACGACGGTGACGGCTGCTCGGGCAGCGACTTCGTCGACGACACTCCCAACCAGGGCGGCCACAACCGCGGCCGGCCCACGTTTCCCAAGCTGAGCTGCGACAACGGGCCCAACGGCGACATGTTCATGAATTACATGGACTACGTGGAGGATGCCGCGATGTTCATGTTCACGCTGGGGCAGGCGGAGCGCATGGACGCGGCGCTGGCCGGGCCGCGGTCGTCGTTCCTGTCGCCGCAGGTCAGGGAGAGTATGCGGCTCGGCACGCCTGCCTGA
- a CDS encoding MerR family transcriptional regulator, producing the protein MTTNHDGERRWSIGELAKATGVTIRTLYHYEEIGLVPASERTTSGHRRYTEADLRRLYRVRALRGLGLTLEEIGRVLDRSSDDLTALRALLGAQLAELDLQAARVEQLRERISGLVTLLDQAVMPDPERVMATLELHSVYESYFDQELRDHLARRRAELGQVRMDDYRTEWLTLLREARRLMLAGTPVDDPQVQEVTTRWEAMATGLQVADQEVNEQLKDAGMALWRRAGTQLSAELSRQIDWLEADDLPALLDYFRRARQARPDD; encoded by the coding sequence GTGACCACCAACCACGACGGCGAGCGTAGGTGGAGCATCGGCGAGCTGGCCAAGGCCACCGGCGTGACCATCCGCACGCTCTACCACTACGAGGAGATCGGCCTGGTCCCGGCGAGCGAGCGCACCACGTCGGGCCACCGCCGTTACACCGAGGCCGACCTGCGGCGACTCTACCGCGTGCGGGCGTTGCGCGGGCTCGGCCTGACCCTGGAGGAGATCGGTCGCGTCCTCGACCGCTCCTCCGACGACCTCACCGCGCTGCGCGCGCTGCTCGGCGCCCAGCTCGCCGAGCTCGACCTCCAGGCCGCCCGCGTCGAGCAGCTCAGAGAACGGATCAGCGGCCTGGTCACCCTGCTGGACCAGGCGGTCATGCCCGACCCCGAACGCGTCATGGCCACGCTCGAGCTGCACTCGGTGTACGAGTCGTACTTCGACCAGGAGCTGCGCGACCACCTGGCCAGGCGCCGGGCGGAGCTCGGCCAGGTCCGCATGGACGACTACCGCACCGAGTGGCTCACCCTGCTGCGCGAGGCCCGCCGCCTCATGCTCGCCGGCACCCCCGTAGACGACCCCCAGGTGCAGGAGGTGACCACCCGCTGGGAGGCCATGGCGACCGGCCTCCAGGTAGCCGACCAGGAGGTGAACGAGCAGCTCAAGGACGCCGGCATGGCGCTGTGGCGCCGCGCGGGCACCCAGCTCAGCGCCGAGCTCAGCCGCCAGATCGACTGGCTGGAGGCCGACGACCTGCCCGCCCTCCTGGACTACTTCCGACGCGCCAGACAGGCCCGCCCGGACGACTGA
- a CDS encoding prolyl oligopeptidase family serine peptidase translates to MPYPAAPVRPERNEIGGLVFDDPYQWLEDDDGDGVAAWQRAQDELARSRVHAWPHYDRLAARVGELVEQMDARNLVVPVWHGPRWFRGRIPDGRDLMVLEVADDVTGPWRTVIDLNDSSTGGTPLRISPQPSPDGRLLAYTLDASGLELPELKVIEIDTGKVLLDGVPQQRPGLVTWLPDSTAFFYMATATPIHPAAPPSVHTSGPGRTPGPASASGTSSSEAAARLPLRWRLFFHRIGQPPPTEPEPLDIPHMYAIPKISRDGRWAIIQVDHLRPRPHFLARLDEHPGPGTDKPSWHWREFITDPEHLYKGVLTGDSYVAVTTAGAARGRLVRIPLDTPGDPDTWIELIPGGDAVLTGVTQAGDRLVLGELVDTVSRIRVLGLDGEEFAQVPLPGPGSVSSVAQGVIALGVMDQVIACEDAITFAYTSYTQSPTVYHYALGTGVLTKLQGADHTLPGLATTRIWATSADGTPVPCTLVHRADLDRSRPQPTLIHAYGGFNVAEPASYLGPLAAFVEAGGVYAHAHVRGGGEFGLQWWEAGRLHAKQNSFDDLYAIAEQLIADGTTTPDRLALQGASNGGLLAGVAATQRPDLWRAVVCSAPKLDLMRVARDPVGAAATLPEYGNPNDPADAPVLMSYSPYHHVRPGTPYPAILLDAGANDPRCPAWHSRKFAARTQAATTSLLPVLLRVWPGVGHGGASWSTVVEQQAFWLAFVMRELDLAPVMD, encoded by the coding sequence ATGCCCTACCCCGCCGCGCCCGTGCGGCCGGAGCGCAACGAGATCGGTGGGCTGGTGTTCGACGACCCGTACCAGTGGCTGGAGGACGACGACGGCGACGGCGTGGCCGCCTGGCAACGCGCCCAGGACGAGCTGGCCCGCTCCCGCGTACACGCCTGGCCGCACTACGACCGCCTGGCCGCCCGCGTCGGCGAGCTGGTCGAGCAGATGGACGCACGCAACCTCGTGGTGCCGGTCTGGCACGGGCCACGGTGGTTCCGCGGGCGCATCCCCGACGGCCGCGATCTCATGGTGCTGGAGGTCGCCGACGACGTCACCGGCCCCTGGCGCACGGTGATCGACCTCAACGATTCGTCCACCGGCGGCACCCCGCTGCGCATCAGCCCACAGCCGTCGCCTGACGGGCGGCTGCTGGCCTACACACTCGACGCGTCCGGCCTGGAGCTGCCCGAGCTGAAGGTGATCGAGATCGACACGGGCAAGGTGCTGCTGGACGGCGTCCCCCAACAGCGCCCCGGCCTGGTGACCTGGCTCCCCGACAGCACCGCCTTCTTCTACATGGCCACCGCAACCCCGATCCACCCAGCCGCCCCACCCTCCGTCCACACGTCCGGACCGGGCCGAACACCCGGGCCGGCCTCCGCGTCCGGAACAAGCTCCAGCGAGGCGGCGGCTCGGCTACCGCTGCGCTGGCGGCTGTTCTTCCACCGCATCGGACAGCCCCCTCCCACAGAGCCCGAGCCCCTCGACATCCCCCACATGTACGCCATCCCCAAGATCTCCCGCGACGGACGATGGGCCATCATCCAGGTGGACCACCTCCGCCCCCGACCACACTTCCTCGCCCGCCTCGACGAGCACCCGGGCCCGGGCACAGACAAACCGTCCTGGCACTGGCGAGAGTTCATCACCGACCCCGAACACCTCTACAAGGGCGTCCTCACCGGCGACTCCTACGTGGCCGTCACCACGGCCGGCGCCGCACGCGGCCGACTGGTCCGCATCCCCCTGGACACCCCCGGCGACCCGGACACCTGGATCGAGCTGATCCCCGGCGGCGACGCCGTGCTCACCGGCGTCACCCAGGCAGGCGACCGGCTGGTGCTCGGCGAGCTGGTCGACACCGTCTCCCGCATCCGCGTTCTCGGCCTCGACGGCGAGGAGTTCGCCCAGGTGCCGCTCCCCGGCCCCGGCTCGGTCAGCTCCGTCGCCCAGGGCGTCATCGCCCTAGGCGTGATGGACCAGGTCATCGCCTGCGAGGACGCCATCACCTTCGCCTACACCTCCTACACCCAGTCCCCGACGGTCTACCACTACGCCCTCGGCACCGGCGTGCTGACCAAGCTCCAAGGCGCGGACCACACCCTGCCCGGCCTGGCCACCACCCGCATCTGGGCCACATCGGCCGACGGCACCCCCGTGCCCTGCACCCTGGTGCACCGCGCCGACCTCGACCGCTCCCGCCCCCAGCCCACGCTCATCCACGCCTACGGCGGCTTCAACGTCGCCGAGCCAGCCTCCTACCTCGGCCCGCTGGCGGCGTTCGTCGAGGCGGGCGGCGTGTACGCGCACGCCCACGTGCGCGGCGGCGGCGAGTTCGGGCTGCAGTGGTGGGAGGCAGGCCGGCTGCACGCCAAACAGAACAGCTTCGACGACCTGTACGCCATCGCCGAGCAGCTCATCGCCGACGGCACCACCACACCCGACCGCCTGGCCCTCCAGGGCGCCTCCAACGGCGGCCTGCTCGCCGGCGTGGCGGCCACCCAGCGCCCCGACCTGTGGCGGGCGGTGGTGTGCAGCGCGCCCAAGCTGGATCTGATGCGCGTCGCCCGCGACCCGGTAGGCGCGGCGGCGACCCTGCCCGAGTACGGCAACCCCAACGACCCCGCCGACGCCCCCGTCCTCATGTCCTACTCGCCCTACCACCACGTCCGGCCCGGCACCCCCTACCCGGCCATCCTCCTGGACGCGGGCGCCAACGACCCCCGCTGCCCCGCCTGGCACTCCCGCAAGTTCGCCGCCCGCACCCAGGCCGCCACGACCTCCTTACTCCCGGTGCTGCTGCGGGTGTGGCCGGGGGTGGGGCACGGCGGGGCGAGCTGGAGCACGGTGGTCGAGCAGCAGGCGTTCTGGCTGGCGTTCGTCATGCGGGAGCTGGACCTCGCTCCCGTCATGGACTGA
- a CDS encoding CAP domain-containing protein, with protein MAQGVAQGVAQGVAQGVAQGAVGVSAQGGIGCDVAAAYYDKAPQSGNIAMVRQAVLCLIDAERARAGLRPLTRNSALDTAAQSHADAAARLKWWRPGANSHTNPQTGSTPGSRITAAGYCPNPLSWAYAETTYTGWGGSGTPRAAVHWWVNVSTFGHRQIVLSPTMKDVGAGAAAGAADPAGAGASGGGTFVVDFGRCQR; from the coding sequence GTGGCTCAAGGCGTGGCCCAAGGCGTGGCGCAGGGCGTGGCCCAAGGCGTGGCGCAGGGAGCGGTTGGCGTTTCGGCGCAGGGCGGGATCGGGTGTGATGTCGCGGCGGCGTACTACGATAAGGCTCCGCAGAGCGGCAACATCGCCATGGTGCGGCAGGCGGTGCTCTGCCTCATCGACGCCGAACGCGCCAGGGCCGGGCTCCGTCCGCTCACCCGCAACAGCGCGCTCGACACGGCGGCGCAGTCGCACGCCGACGCGGCGGCGCGGCTGAAATGGTGGCGGCCCGGCGCGAACTCGCACACCAACCCGCAGACCGGCTCCACCCCTGGCAGCCGCATCACGGCCGCCGGCTACTGCCCGAACCCGCTGTCGTGGGCCTACGCGGAGACCACGTACACCGGGTGGGGCGGATCCGGCACCCCGCGGGCCGCGGTGCACTGGTGGGTGAACGTGAGCACGTTCGGGCACCGCCAGATCGTGCTGAGCCCGACCATGAAGGACGTCGGTGCCGGTGCGGCGGCGGGAGCGGCGGACCCGGCTGGTGCGGGGGCGAGCGGCGGAGGCACCTTCGTAGTCGACTTCGGACGTTGCCAGCGATAG